The following coding sequences are from one Bradyrhizobium sp. WSM471 window:
- a CDS encoding DsrE family protein codes for MNRRNMLCSAVSGLGAALGASSAKAATDAGTGNKLKVVYHLSDAEKVNFVLGNIQNHIEGVGGPDHVTIALVIHGPALKAFHSAQANPDISKRVGDFSKDGVELAACGNTMKAQNVTLADLLPGFVSAEKGGVVRLAELQSQGYLYLRP; via the coding sequence GGCGCTTGGCGCCTCCAGCGCGAAGGCCGCGACGGACGCCGGCACGGGCAACAAGCTGAAGGTGGTGTATCATTTGAGCGATGCCGAGAAGGTCAACTTCGTGCTCGGCAACATCCAGAACCACATCGAGGGCGTCGGCGGCCCGGACCATGTGACGATCGCGCTGGTGATCCACGGGCCGGCGCTGAAGGCGTTTCATTCGGCGCAGGCCAATCCTGACATCAGCAAGCGCGTCGGCGATTTCTCCAAGGACGGCGTCGAGCTCGCCGCCTGCGGCAACACGATGAAGGCGCAAAACGTCACGCTCGCGGATCTCCTGCCGGGCTTCGTCAGCGCGGAGAAGGGCGGTGTGGTCCGTTTGGCCGAGCTCCAGTCGCAGGGCTATCTCTATCTGCGGCCGTAG
- a CDS encoding helix-turn-helix transcriptional regulator has translation MPAAAHDLLFRTLADPTRRAIFERLCREGEQTVGALTALSGVSQPAVSKHLGALKQAGLVRDRHQGRQTHYSAQPGALNPLIDWTSQMAGFWQSRLDALDDLLKRMDQ, from the coding sequence ATGCCCGCCGCCGCTCACGATCTTCTGTTCAGGACGCTCGCCGACCCCACCCGTCGGGCGATCTTCGAGCGATTGTGCCGCGAGGGCGAACAGACGGTCGGGGCTCTGACGGCACTGTCGGGTGTGTCTCAGCCCGCGGTCTCAAAACATCTCGGCGCGTTGAAGCAGGCTGGCCTCGTGCGCGACCGGCATCAAGGGCGGCAGACGCATTACAGCGCCCAGCCCGGCGCGCTCAATCCGCTGATCGACTGGACCAGCCAGATGGCCGGATTCTGGCAAAGCCGGCTCGACGCGCTCGACGATCTCCTGAAGAGGATGGACCAATGA
- a CDS encoding SRPBCC domain-containing protein produces MNESATETRSVVIEREFAFPAERIWRALTQPHLIEEWLMKNDFKPTVGHRFNLHGEWGGVLDCEVLTIEPQKTLAYTWNFSHDDAAFDLKSVVTFTLTPTGAGTHLRVEQAGFSPTQKQAFGGAHAGWKQFLAKLDELLARAD; encoded by the coding sequence ATGAACGAATCCGCGACCGAAACCCGTTCCGTCGTCATCGAGCGCGAATTTGCCTTTCCGGCAGAGCGGATCTGGCGCGCGCTGACGCAGCCGCATCTGATCGAGGAATGGCTGATGAAGAACGATTTCAAGCCGACCGTGGGCCACCGCTTCAACCTTCACGGCGAGTGGGGCGGCGTACTGGACTGCGAGGTCCTCACCATCGAGCCGCAGAAGACGCTCGCCTACACCTGGAATTTCTCGCACGACGACGCAGCTTTCGACCTCAAGAGCGTCGTGACCTTCACGCTGACTCCGACGGGCGCCGGCACGCATCTGCGTGTCGAGCAAGCGGGCTTCAGCCCGACGCAGAAGCAGGCTTTCGGCGGCGCGCACGCCGGCTGGAAGCAGTTTCTCGCCAAGCTGGACGAACTGCTGGCAAGGGCAGACTAG
- a CDS encoding DUF1801 domain-containing protein: protein MKKAVTAKTSSATKTDGASPSRMIDGRIKELGDWRGDMLGRIRGLIKEADPDVVEEWKWRGVPVWEHDGIICTGETYKAVVKMTFAKGAALDDPAGLFNSSLDGNVRRAIDIREGEKINEKALKALIRAAVELNASKAKKKPEKKRST from the coding sequence ATGAAGAAGGCTGTGACCGCGAAAACCAGCAGCGCGACGAAGACGGATGGCGCTTCGCCATCCAGGATGATCGACGGCAGGATCAAGGAGCTCGGTGACTGGCGCGGCGACATGCTCGGGCGAATCCGCGGCCTCATCAAAGAGGCCGACCCTGATGTCGTCGAGGAATGGAAATGGCGCGGCGTTCCGGTGTGGGAGCACGACGGCATCATCTGTACCGGCGAGACCTACAAGGCCGTGGTGAAGATGACCTTTGCCAAGGGCGCGGCGCTGGACGATCCGGCGGGCCTGTTCAATTCCAGCCTCGACGGCAACGTGCGGCGCGCGATCGATATTCGCGAAGGTGAGAAGATCAACGAGAAGGCGTTGAAGGCGCTGATCCGCGCAGCGGTGGAGCTGAACGCGTCCAAAGCCAAGAAGAAGCCGGAGAAGAAGCGATCGACTTAG
- a CDS encoding SpoVR family protein, producing MTERLFEGADWDFHTLQRITDACEEVATKDLGLDVYPNQIEVITAEQMLDAYSSVGMPLFYKHWSFGKHFAYHEASYRKGLMGLAYEIVINSSPCISYLMEENTATMQTLVIAHAAFGHNHFFKNNYLFKQWTDADGILDYLDFAKNYVMQCEDRYGRVEVERTLDAAHALMSHGIDRYPGKKKLDLRAEEKRAGRRRQHEEEVFNDLWRTVPAGKSKTRSALSIERRRKLLGLPQENLLYFLEKSAPRLAPWQRELLRIVRHIAQYFYPQSQTKVMNEGTATYVHYRIMTKLHQQGRISDGNFLEFLQSHTNVVFQPEFDDQRFSGFNPYALGFAMMQDIERIVTRPEDEDREWFPDIAGKNDVMGVLRDVWANYRDESFIAQFLSPKLMRHLRMFHLHDDPEERAGIRVDAIHDERGFRRVRRELARQHDVGYIDANIEVVDVDLSGDRRLILHHHVIKGAQLNETDAKRVLQHLADLWTYDVALIEVDANDKVLREYVVSPRPISAVA from the coding sequence ATGACGGAACGCTTGTTCGAAGGCGCCGATTGGGATTTTCACACCTTGCAGCGCATCACGGATGCCTGCGAGGAGGTGGCGACGAAAGATCTCGGGCTCGACGTCTATCCGAACCAGATCGAGGTGATCACCGCCGAGCAGATGCTGGACGCCTATTCGTCCGTCGGCATGCCGCTGTTCTACAAGCACTGGTCGTTCGGAAAACACTTCGCGTATCACGAGGCCTCATACCGCAAGGGCCTCATGGGTCTTGCCTATGAGATCGTGATCAACTCCTCGCCCTGCATCTCCTACCTGATGGAGGAGAACACGGCGACGATGCAGACCCTGGTGATCGCGCACGCCGCCTTCGGGCACAATCATTTCTTCAAGAACAACTATCTGTTCAAGCAGTGGACCGACGCCGACGGCATCCTGGATTATCTGGATTTCGCCAAGAACTACGTCATGCAATGCGAGGATCGCTACGGCCGGGTCGAGGTCGAGCGCACCCTCGATGCCGCGCATGCGCTGATGTCGCACGGGATCGATCGCTATCCCGGCAAGAAGAAGCTCGACCTCCGCGCCGAAGAGAAGCGGGCAGGGCGCCGCCGCCAGCACGAGGAGGAGGTCTTCAACGACCTCTGGCGCACCGTGCCGGCGGGAAAGAGCAAGACCCGGTCCGCGCTCAGCATCGAACGCCGCCGCAAGCTGCTCGGCCTGCCGCAAGAAAACCTGCTGTATTTCCTGGAGAAGAGCGCGCCGCGGCTGGCGCCCTGGCAGCGCGAGCTGTTGCGCATCGTCCGCCACATCGCGCAATATTTCTATCCGCAGAGCCAGACCAAGGTGATGAACGAGGGGACGGCGACCTACGTCCACTATCGCATCATGACCAAGCTGCATCAGCAGGGCCGCATCAGCGACGGCAATTTCCTCGAATTCCTGCAGTCGCACACCAACGTCGTGTTCCAGCCCGAATTCGACGACCAGCGCTTTTCCGGCTTTAATCCCTATGCGCTCGGCTTCGCCATGATGCAGGACATCGAGCGCATCGTCACCCGGCCGGAAGACGAGGACCGCGAGTGGTTCCCGGACATCGCCGGCAAGAACGACGTGATGGGCGTGCTGCGCGACGTCTGGGCCAACTACCGCGACGAGAGTTTTATCGCCCAGTTCCTGAGTCCGAAGCTGATGCGGCACCTCCGCATGTTCCACTTGCACGATGATCCCGAGGAACGCGCCGGCATCCGGGTCGACGCCATTCACGACGAGCGCGGCTTCCGCCGCGTCCGGCGCGAGTTGGCACGGCAGCACGATGTCGGCTACATCGACGCGAATATCGAGGTGGTCGACGTCGATCTCTCCGGGGACCGGCGGCTGATCCTGCATCACCATGTCATCAAGGGCGCGCAGCTCAACGAGACCGACGCCAAGCGCGTGCTCCAGCATCTGGCCGATCTCTGGACCTACGACGTCGCACTGATCGAGGTCGACGCCAACGACAAGGTGCTGCGCGAATACGTCGTGAGCCCGCGCCCGATCTCGGCGGTGGCCTGA
- a CDS encoding YeaH/YhbH family protein translates to MHIIDRRLNPGGKSLENRQRFLRRAKSLVQGAVKKTSQERDIKDVLEGGEVTIPLDGMHEPRFRRDGGTRDMVLPGNKKFIEGDYLQRSGQGSAKDSGPGEGDSEDAFRFVLSRDEFVDLFLDDLELPDLAKRKIAQTESEGIQRAGYTTSGSPSNISVSRTVRRAMARRIALKRPSKEEIEELESAIAACADEDERLVLMAQLEKLKAKSKRIPFIDPLDIRYRRFETVPKPVAQAVMFCLMDVSGSMSEHMKDLAKRFYMLLYVFLKRRYKHVDIVFIRHTDRAEEVDEQTFFYGPASGGTLVSSALQAMHEIVRERFSPSDWNIYAAQASDGDNSYSDGELAGMLLTDKILPVCQFFAYLEVGESGGSAFDLSDSSLWTLYERLRNSGAPLSMRKVSERSEIFPVFHDLFQRRDTAQEKAAP, encoded by the coding sequence ATTCACATTATTGACAGGCGCCTGAACCCAGGCGGCAAGAGTCTCGAGAACCGGCAGCGGTTCTTGCGTCGGGCCAAATCCCTGGTGCAGGGCGCCGTCAAGAAGACCTCGCAGGAACGCGACATCAAGGACGTCCTGGAGGGTGGCGAGGTCACCATTCCGCTCGACGGCATGCACGAGCCGCGGTTCCGCCGCGACGGCGGAACGCGGGACATGGTGCTGCCCGGGAACAAGAAGTTCATCGAGGGCGACTATCTCCAGCGCTCCGGCCAGGGCAGCGCCAAGGATTCCGGTCCGGGCGAAGGCGACAGCGAGGACGCCTTCCGCTTCGTGCTGAGCCGCGACGAATTCGTCGATCTCTTCCTTGACGATCTCGAACTTCCCGATCTCGCCAAGCGCAAGATCGCGCAGACCGAGAGCGAGGGCATCCAGCGCGCCGGCTACACCACGTCGGGCTCGCCATCCAACATCTCGGTGAGCCGGACGGTTCGGCGCGCAATGGCGCGCCGTATCGCGCTCAAGCGTCCCAGCAAGGAGGAGATCGAGGAGCTGGAATCCGCCATCGCCGCATGCGCGGATGAGGACGAGCGTCTGGTGCTGATGGCCCAGCTCGAGAAATTGAAGGCGAAGTCCAAGCGTATTCCCTTCATCGATCCGCTCGACATCCGCTACCGGCGCTTCGAGACGGTGCCCAAGCCCGTTGCCCAGGCCGTGATGTTCTGCCTGATGGACGTGTCGGGCTCGATGTCCGAGCACATGAAGGATCTCGCCAAGCGCTTCTACATGCTGCTCTACGTATTCCTGAAGCGCCGCTACAAGCATGTCGACATCGTCTTCATCCGCCATACCGATCGCGCCGAGGAGGTGGACGAGCAGACCTTCTTCTATGGCCCGGCTTCCGGCGGCACGCTGGTCTCCAGCGCCCTGCAGGCGATGCACGAGATCGTGCGCGAACGCTTCAGCCCGTCGGACTGGAATATCTACGCTGCGCAGGCATCCGACGGCGACAATTCCTATTCCGACGGCGAGCTCGCGGGCATGCTGCTCACCGACAAGATCCTGCCGGTCTGCCAGTTCTTCGCATATCTCGAGGTCGGCGAGTCCGGCGGCAGCGCCTTCGATCTGTCCGACTCCTCGCTCTGGACCCTCTACGAGCGCCTGCGCAACAGCGGCGCACCGCTCTCGATGCGCAAGGTCAGCGAGCGCAGCGAGATTTTTCCGGTGTTCCACGATCTGTTTCAGCGCCGCGACACTGCCCAGGAGAAAGCCGCTCCATGA
- a CDS encoding PrkA family serine protein kinase, with protein sequence MYNDSLFNAFAKSFEARSQHDMSMAEYLESCRSDPMKYANAAERLLAAIGEPQTIDTAKDPRLGRIFLNRTIRTYPAFAGFYGMEETIERIVGFFRHAAQGLEERKQILYLLGPVGGGKSSLAERLKSLMEVHPIYVLKAGDELSPVFESPLSLFDPDQLGPMLEEKYGIPRRRLTGLMSPWCYKRLEAFGGDISQFRVAKIQPSRLRQIGIAKTEPGDENNQDISSLVGKVDIRKLETYAQNDPDAYSYSGGLNRANQGVLEFVEMFKAPIKMLHPLLTATQEGNYIGTENIGAIPFTGVILAHSNEAEWSSFKANKNNEAFIDRICVIKVPYCLRITEEQKIYEKLIQGSELAAAPCAPATLETLARFSVMSRLRKHENSTTYAKMRVYDGESLKETDPKARSVQEYRDAAGVDEGMDGVSTRFAFKILAATFNHDPQEVAADAVHLMYALEQSIKREQLPEEVEKRYLEFIKADLAPRYAEFIGNEIQKAYLESYSDYGQNLFDRYVDYADAWIEDQDFKDADTGQLLDRELLNQELTKIEKPAGIANPKDFRNEVVKFSLRSRAQNGGKNPTWISYEKIRDVIEKRIFSQVEDLLPVISFGSKKDGETEKKHGEFVARMVERGYTERQVRRLVEWYMRVKQAG encoded by the coding sequence ATGTACAACGATTCTCTATTCAACGCTTTCGCTAAGTCGTTCGAGGCGAGAAGCCAACACGACATGTCGATGGCGGAATATCTGGAATCGTGTCGAAGCGATCCCATGAAATATGCGAACGCGGCCGAACGACTGCTAGCAGCGATCGGTGAGCCCCAGACGATTGACACGGCCAAGGACCCACGCCTTGGCCGTATTTTTTTGAACCGCACGATCCGCACCTATCCGGCCTTCGCCGGCTTCTACGGCATGGAAGAAACCATCGAGCGCATCGTCGGTTTCTTCCGTCACGCGGCGCAGGGCCTCGAAGAGCGCAAGCAGATCCTGTATCTGCTCGGTCCGGTCGGCGGCGGCAAATCCTCGCTCGCCGAGCGGCTCAAGTCGCTGATGGAAGTGCACCCGATCTACGTGCTCAAGGCCGGCGACGAGCTCTCGCCCGTGTTCGAAAGCCCGCTCAGCCTGTTCGATCCGGATCAGCTCGGACCGATGCTGGAAGAGAAATACGGCATTCCGCGCCGCCGTCTCACCGGCCTGATGAGCCCGTGGTGCTACAAGCGGCTGGAAGCCTTCGGCGGCGACATTTCCCAGTTTCGGGTCGCAAAAATCCAGCCGTCGCGGCTGCGCCAGATCGGGATCGCCAAGACCGAGCCGGGTGACGAGAACAACCAGGACATCTCCTCGCTGGTCGGCAAGGTCGACATCCGCAAGCTCGAAACCTACGCGCAGAACGATCCCGACGCCTACAGCTATTCCGGCGGCCTCAACCGCGCCAACCAGGGCGTGCTCGAGTTCGTCGAGATGTTCAAGGCGCCGATCAAGATGCTGCACCCGCTGCTCACCGCGACGCAGGAAGGCAACTACATCGGCACCGAGAACATCGGCGCGATCCCGTTCACCGGCGTCATCCTCGCGCACTCCAACGAAGCGGAGTGGTCGAGCTTCAAGGCCAACAAGAACAACGAGGCCTTCATCGACCGTATCTGCGTGATCAAGGTGCCGTACTGCCTGCGGATCACGGAGGAGCAGAAGATCTACGAGAAGCTGATCCAGGGATCCGAGCTCGCGGCCGCGCCTTGCGCGCCCGCGACGCTGGAAACGCTGGCGCGGTTCTCGGTGATGTCGCGCCTGCGCAAGCACGAAAATTCCACGACCTACGCCAAGATGAGGGTCTACGACGGCGAGAGCCTGAAGGAGACCGATCCGAAGGCGCGCAGCGTCCAGGAGTATCGCGATGCCGCCGGCGTCGACGAGGGCATGGACGGTGTGTCCACCCGCTTTGCCTTCAAGATCCTGGCTGCGACCTTCAACCACGATCCGCAGGAAGTCGCCGCCGACGCCGTTCATCTGATGTACGCGCTGGAGCAATCGATCAAGCGCGAGCAGCTGCCCGAGGAAGTCGAGAAGCGCTACCTCGAATTCATCAAGGCCGACCTTGCACCGCGTTATGCCGAGTTCATCGGCAACGAGATCCAGAAGGCTTATCTCGAATCCTACTCGGATTACGGCCAGAACCTGTTCGACCGCTACGTCGACTACGCCGATGCCTGGATCGAGGACCAGGATTTCAAGGACGCCGACACCGGCCAGCTGCTTGATCGCGAACTCTTGAACCAGGAATTGACCAAGATCGAGAAGCCGGCGGGCATCGCCAACCCCAAGGATTTCCGCAACGAGGTGGTCAAATTCTCGTTACGGTCGCGCGCCCAGAACGGCGGCAAGAATCCGACCTGGATCTCCTACGAGAAGATTCGCGATGTGATCGAAAAGCGGATATTCTCCCAGGTCGAGGACCTGCTTCCGGTCATCTCCTTCGGGTCGAAGAAGGACGGCGAGACGGAGAAGAAGCACGGCGAGTTCGTCGCACGCATGGTGGAGCGCGGCTACACCGAGCGTCAGGTTCGCCGGCTCGTCGAATGGTACATGCGCGTGAAGCAGGCCGGTTGA